The DNA sequence GTTTTCCCCGTTCTCCCGGCGCTCACAAAGTGGCCATGGCAGCCGGGGTAGAGGCTGTGGGCTCAGCAACACAGACTTCCCCCAGCCAAGGCCCGCCTGCTCCCTACAAGTGTGGGGTGCCCAGCCGCGCAGCAGCGCTGAGCCCCCAGAAGACCACCATGTCCGGGGGGACCGGCCAGCCACACCAGCCGGCTATTCCGGATGTTTCCGTCATGAAGCAGTGGACTTGTCCTCACGGCATGGACACTTCCTCTGAACACGGACCCCCCTTCCCACCTGCAGGGCTTCCGGCCAGCGCACCCCCCTGGAAGCCGAACAGCCCGGTGCCCCCTCGACAGGGCGTCCCACCGAAGAGGTGAGGCAAGGGGCTCCTCTCAGaccccccgcgccccgcccgtGAGCCGCTGGGCTGTTAGGACCGGGCCTGGCCCAGGGAAGACTCCGTCACAGGACCGGCTGGGGTGACCCAGCAGGGCTGGGTGCTGTCGCGGGAGAGGCCGTGTGCCCCCCGAACCCGGCGCGCGCGGCCAGGACACTCAGCTGGGGGCCGGGGGGACCCAGACTGAGCAGGGCGCAGGCCCGGCGGCCGGCCCCGCAGCCGTCGCACACACCTGGAAGCCCGCAGGCCGGACCCAGGGTCGCTGAGCGCAGCACTTCGCGGCCCGCACCCGCCGGGGCGCAGGGGCTCGCGGACACGGCTTCCGGCCCCCGGCTACCTCGCAAGGATCCCATCCACACCGGACACCGCAACTTCGAGTCTTAATCCGCAGCTGGAGGGCCCTCCGGAGAGCACGCGAATGCGGCATTCAGGCCTGCGCAGGCCCGGCCGGCGGCGTCCTCCAGCCGCGGTTGCTCAGTCCGGCGAGGGCGGATCCGAATCCCTGGACCGCCGGCCGCTCGCCCGCACGCGCTTCGCCTTCCGCGGCGCCTGGCCTCGCGCGGCCGCCGTCGGGGGCGGGGCTTCGGTACGGAGGCCGCGAGGGCGGCGAGGGGGCGCGGCGGGCGGGGCCGCGGGCCGGGGCGCCATGGGCAACCTGTTCGGCCGCAAGAAGCAGAGCCGGGTCACCGAGCAAGACAAGGCCGTCCTGGTGAGAGCCGGGCCCCGCGGCGACGGCGGGGGACAGCGGGCCGGGGCTGCGCGGCCCCCGGGAGGGCCTGCCGCTCCGCCGGGCGGGCTTCTGGCCGCGGGCGGCGGGCGACCCGGGCGAGGGCGGGACGGGGCCGCGGGGTCGGGGCGGCGCGGAGAGTCGCGCGGTGTCGCAGCCGCTCCTGGTCTGCGGGCGAGCGCGCGCTGCGGGGGGCAGGCGCCGCGGCCCGGGAGGGGGGCCGGTCCCGCCGGGTGGTCGGGCGCCCCGGAGCCTCGGAGCCCCGGAGCCCCGTGGGAGCGCCGCGCTGCCAGCCCCGCACACGGCGGCCCGCGGTGCGGGCGTGCGGCCCCCGCAGACCCCGGACGGCCCCGCGGACCCCGGAGACCCCGGACGGCCCCCGCGGACCCCCGCTGCCCCGCGGCGCACTCGGTCTCTGCGGCCCGGACGCAGGATGGCCTAGGACGGGCGACGCGTGGGAAGCGCCGGGAGGGGTGGCCGCGGACCGCCGCCCCGCGTACCCTCGCTCGCGCTCCTGCCGGCCCGGCGTCGGGTCTGAGAGAGAAACGGGCTCGGTCTCAGGTGGCCTCGCGCTGGCTGCAGGGACCTCCTGCCGTAAAGGTCCTTGACCGAGGCTCCCCAGATGGAGCCGCGTCTGGCACGGGTGTCCCTGGAGGAAACCCGAGGAGCGGGGGTGCTGcccgtgggggggggggcggtctggGCTCTGCGGAGGCGGGGGCGCGCCTGGCGGACCCCCCCGCGGGCAGCCCCCGCGGTTCTCTCCTTCCGAGGACCCAGCTCTGGGCTTCTCTTCAAGGAGGCCCTTCTCGTGGCCGGGAGCCCCGCTGGGCGTGCCCAGACCGGAGCAGCGCGGTCCGCGCACAATAAACCCGACGACTGGCCGGTCCCTCGGATGTAAAGCTGGGAACTCCCGGCCGGGCGCCGTCTGCCCCGTGACCCTCCGCCGCTGCGTCTGGTTTCCCTAAGTACCTGCGTCCTGCGGCTCGTCTTCGGTGCTCTGGACGCACCCGGCTGGGACAGTGGccctggcggggggtgggtgccCAGTTCCGGGGAGGAACAGAGACCAGAGCAGAGAGGACGGCTCGTAGGCTGGTCACCGTGTCTCTGGGCCTCGGGCCGGGAGAGTGGGCACCTGCCACTGCAGCACGGAGACCGTCCGCAGCCCGCCCCACCGGCCATGTGGCGTCCTGGGCAGTGCTGAGGAGGCGTGCTGTGGAGGGAGCCCAGAAGCGGGTCCCTTCAGACGCGTCTACACTGGCGGATGAATTCTCACTACACCGAGTCTTACAGGTGTACCGACCTTTTCGCTTAATTAGTTAACTCACCGCAATCCTTCCTAAAGACAGAAAGCCGCATAGGAGAAATGCCCTGTGCCCGCATTCGCTCACCGTAGCGTCCTCTGAAATGGCGAAATTTGAAAGAAATGTGAGTGGTCTAGACTAGGGCAGGATTGACTGATGTGGTAAATGCCCCCCCCCATCCCTTCTGGGACAGCACCCCGGGTCCCAGCTGCTTGGCACGATCACGCAAACACCACGCGAACGTGGCGGCGGCTGTCAGCAAAGACACGGTGATGAGCGGCGGAGGCAGGGGAGTTGCACGCAGCGGGAACCCGTCTGAAGCCAGCAGAGCCGGGCTGGAAGTCCCCAAACCCTCGCTGTGGCTGGGTGGGCCAGTGGCTCGCCGGGGCCCTTCTGGGTTGTCTCTGAACCCTGGGGGCAGTGGCAGCGCTCTGACCTGCCCCCGTCCCCAGCACTCACAGCCGTGCTGTGCAGTGACGCCACTGAGAACAGGCTCTCCGTCTCTGTGCCGTGGACCCTGGGGCTGGCTGCCCCTCCTGGGCCTTGCGGGATGCTGGGCAGCGCCCTTGGCCTCCACACCATGGTGCCAGGAGCATGCCCCTCCCAGTGGTGACAGCCATAAATGTCGCCAGCCCTTGCCCCATGTGCCCCTTGTCCCCACGGAGAACTCTGTCAGAAGGTGTGCCGCGCAGCCGGCGCAGGACCCGGCGCAGCGAGGGCGTGTGCCGACCCAGGCCTGCTCTCTTGCAGCAACTGAAGCAGCAGCGGGACAAGCTGAAGCAGTACCAGAAGAGGATCACCCAGCAGCTGGAGCGCGAGCGCGAGATCGCCAGGCAGCTCCTGCGGGACGGGAAGAAGGAGTGAGTGGGGCCCAGGGCAGGCCGGACAAGAAGGGGCTTCATTCCCCTGTGGTCCTGGAGCCGGCGGGGGGGTAGGCCCAGGAGGCCAGTCCGTGCCCGGCAAGGCTACCAACAGGCATGCCGGCCAGTGGGTCACCGTGCGGGTTCCCTCTGCAGACGGGCCAAGCTGCTGCTCAAGAAGAAGCGGTACCGGGAGCAGCTTCTGGACAAGACAGAAAACCAGATCACCAGCCTGGAAACGATGGTCGGTGGGGcgagtggcgggggttggggggaacagGGGAGAGCAGACACCTGACCACTGGGTCTGCCTCGACATCCTCCCCAGGTCCAGAGCATCGAGTTCACCCAGATTGAGATGAAGGTGGTCGAAGGGCTGCAGATCGGAAACGAGTGTCTGAAAAAGATGCACCAGGTGGGCcctggcagggctggggcagaAAGGAAGGGGAGCTGGGCGAACGAGGGCACGGGCTCCTGCCCCAGGCCACACTTGTGCCCAGGCCATGGGCCGGGA is a window from the Neovison vison isolate M4711 chromosome 5, ASM_NN_V1, whole genome shotgun sequence genome containing:
- the CHMP6 gene encoding charged multivesicular body protein 6 isoform X2; translated protein: MGNLFGRKKQSRVTEQDKAVLQLKQQRDKLKQYQKRITQQLEREREIARQLLRDGKKERAKLLLKKKRYREQLLDKTENQITSLETMVQSIEFTQIEMKVVEGLQIGNECLKKMHQVMSIEEVERILEETQEAVEYQRQIDELLAGSFTQEDEEAILEELNAITQEQIELPEVPSEPLPEKKPEKVPREAKPRQVELVAAS
- the CHMP6 gene encoding charged multivesicular body protein 6 isoform X3, coding for MAKFERNQLKQQRDKLKQYQKRITQQLEREREIARQLLRDGKKERAKLLLKKKRYREQLLDKTENQITSLETMVQSIEFTQIEMKVVEGLQIGNECLKKMHQVMSIEEVERILEETQEAVEYQRQIDELLAGSFTQEDEEAILEELNAITQEQIELPEVPSEPLPEKKPEKVPREAKPRQVELVAAS
- the CHMP6 gene encoding charged multivesicular body protein 6 isoform X1, which encodes MPLPVVTAINVASPCPMCPLSPRRTLSEGVPRSRRRTRRSEGVCRPRPALLQQLKQQRDKLKQYQKRITQQLEREREIARQLLRDGKKERAKLLLKKKRYREQLLDKTENQITSLETMVQSIEFTQIEMKVVEGLQIGNECLKKMHQVMSIEEVERILEETQEAVEYQRQIDELLAGSFTQEDEEAILEELNAITQEQIELPEVPSEPLPEKKPEKVPREAKPRQVELVAAS